The DNA sequence ATCGTGGAGTCTGCGTTCCTCAGTGGCATGAGCCATGCCAGGATTGCAGAGGTGCCTGGAGACCCCAGGGGTTGAGGGCCAAGGATGGCCAATACCCCTGGTAGTGCCAAGTGGCCGCTGCAGTAGGCAGTGCCAGGGGTGTAACCACCCTcctggtgattaggggagagaggggagagcccTGATGACAGCATGGGGGTGAGGAGAGGAGACAGGGGAGGGTGCCCTCtgtggttgggggtgggagggattgCCCGAAGCTTGTGGGTGTAGTCTGTGGACGGGTTGGGGAAACTTAAAGTTTCCAGCTCTATCAGGCCGAACTCTACCAGATTGACGGCATAAACCACACTCTCAGATTTTCTCTCCActaagtgccagaaaatctggtctgaaaatttggatgtgtttctggagagaaacgtGCTGGTTTTCAGTCTGAGTCCGACAATTCTGGGAAAATACCTCTCCTTAAATGTTCATGTGCTTTAATTGGTGGGATATGGTTTAAAGACTCTTTAGTGAGAAAGCATTTTAATATTGGTGGAGTTGAAGAATGCTTCCTAATGTGTGTTTTGTTTTGCTATATTCAGGAGCGTTAATGGAAACCATCAAGCAGCACTTTGGTTCCTTTGAAAAGTTTAAGGAAACGATGACTGCAACCTCAGTTGGTGTTCAAGGCTCGGGATGGGGATGGCTGGGTTACAACAAGAATTCAGGAAGGCTACAGCTTGCTGCTGCTTCCAATCAGGATCCACTGCAAGGAACAACAGGTTAGCTATGGCTTTATTTTCCCCTTCTCGTGAATTAATGGCCTAAATAGGAATGATCTGTCACATTTAGAATATGCTTTGATTTTACTTTGCTGGTAGATATTGATTATCTCCAAATAGACCAGTCTCTAAATTTGGTCAGACCTTTTGATTGTCTGCTCTTATTTTAACTGAATCTTTACAAattcaatcctgcccttccccaaGATGAATAGGAATCAGAACGCTTTAAAGGTTTCAGATTGGATTTTGTATTCAATTATATTACCAAAGAATAACATTAATCCGTGGTCCTTCTGAAACGATAGCATTAATGGCGTGCAGTTATGTTTTTGCCCTCCTTACGTGAGGTTCCTGGTAACTTATCCTAGTTTTAATTTTATTTTCCTTCTACTGGATAGACTgtgacctttttccctggagcgtaggaggcttggggtgatcttatagaagtctataaaataatgaggagcatagatatagTATAGATAGtatacatcttttcccaaagatagaggagtctaaatctagagggcataggtttatgtGAGAGGgacgagatacaaaagagaccagaggggcaatttgttcacacacagcgtggtgagtgtctggaacgagctgccagaggcagtagtagagacggtacaattttgtcttttaaaaagcatttagacagttatatgggtaagatgagtatagagggatatgggccaaataagggcaattgggactagcttagtggtaaaaactgggcgtcatggacaagttgggctgaagggcctgtttccatgctgtaaacctctctgactctatgaTGCTCCATATCTTTGATGGTGGAAAATAAAAGTACATACAGTACACCAAAAGGACAATTACAGCACAAGATAATTGTTGGGTGCAGTGTACCTCCTCAATTGGAGTTATCTATtggagttaggggctggtttagcacactgggctaaatcgctgtcttttaaagcaggccagcagcacggttcaattcccgtaccagcctccctgaacaggcgccggaatgtggcgactaggggcttttcacagtaacttcattgaagcctacttgtgacaataagcgattttcatttcatttttcattctatTCAAATCATATTACTCATATTTTTGCAAATACTTAATGATGTTTGTGTTTATGGATAACATGTACAATTGTTAATGCAACGTTCCTTGAATAGACTCACTAAAGTCAACATGTCCCATGTTTCAGGTCTAATTCCCCTACTTGGAATTGATGTGTGGGAGCATGCCTACTACCTGCAGTACAAGAATGTGCGGGGTGACTATCTAAAAGCTATCTGGAATGTTATCAACTGGGAGAATGTAGGAGAGAGACTCAAAGCTGCCATGAAATGAGGAGTATTCATGCTGGACTTCGAGGCAACAAACAGATTTCTGCCATCGCTGTTTTAAAATGTTTTTGTGTAACATTTGTTAAACAGATTCCAGCTCTCTTGAGACCATGTTTAAAGCATTAAATCTTTGGAAACATCCAGCAAGTATGattttgtatttattttaaatgattCTAAACATTTCTAAA is a window from the Scyliorhinus torazame isolate Kashiwa2021f chromosome 1, sScyTor2.1, whole genome shotgun sequence genome containing:
- the sod2 gene encoding superoxide dismutase [Mn], mitochondrial isoform X2, producing the protein MQLHHSKHHATYVNNLNITEEKYAESLAKGALMETIKQHFGSFEKFKETMTATSVGVQGSGWGWLGYNKNSGRLQLAAASNQDPLQGTTGLIPLLGIDVWEHAYYLQYKNVRGDYLKAIWNVINWENVGERLKAAMK
- the sod2 gene encoding superoxide dismutase [Mn], mitochondrial isoform X1, translating into MQLHHSKHHATYVNNLNITEEKYAESLAKGDVTTQVALQSALRFNGGGHINHSIFWTNLSPNGGGEPAGALMETIKQHFGSFEKFKETMTATSVGVQGSGWGWLGYNKNSGRLQLAAASNQDPLQGTTGLIPLLGIDVWEHAYYLQYKNVRGDYLKAIWNVINWENVGERLKAAMK